From Halobacillus ihumii, one genomic window encodes:
- a CDS encoding DNA-binding protein, whose protein sequence is MNDSYSYGFFAKEVALKLDIKPSTLRQWALALEEEGYEFQRNDKEQRIYYDRDISMFFELKKCIEKKRNRQDAIKAVAKQYRDRKNAEKTLSVLEQKPDPSTLSKQDFQSIINEAVERAYVKGKEDGKQETQMLFNKMDERLEARDRRLLDGINQRVDKFLTAPFETAATKEKDEEWSKMDEKLIKVLKDLEALRQERQERKGWKFWKW, encoded by the coding sequence ATGAACGACTCCTATAGTTACGGTTTTTTTGCTAAGGAAGTGGCTTTAAAACTTGATATAAAGCCAAGTACCTTACGACAATGGGCGTTAGCGTTAGAAGAAGAAGGCTATGAATTTCAAAGGAATGACAAGGAACAACGTATTTATTACGATCGAGATATTAGCATGTTCTTTGAATTGAAGAAATGTATCGAAAAGAAGAGAAACAGACAAGACGCGATAAAAGCAGTAGCCAAGCAATATAGAGACCGAAAAAACGCTGAAAAGACACTAAGCGTTCTTGAACAAAAACCCGACCCTAGCACGTTATCTAAACAAGATTTTCAATCCATTATTAATGAAGCTGTGGAACGTGCCTATGTAAAAGGAAAAGAAGATGGAAAACAGGAGACTCAAATGCTTTTCAATAAAATGGATGAACGCTTGGAAGCTCGTGATCGTCGCTTGCTGGATGGAATCAATCAGAGGGTAGATAAGTTTTTAACAGCTCCATTTGAAACCGCAGCTACGAAAGAAAAGGATGAAGAATGGAGTAAGATGGATGAAAAACTTATTAAGGTACTGAAAGACCTCGAAGCATTGAGACAGGAAAGACAGGAAAGAAA